A stretch of the Gracilinanus agilis isolate LMUSP501 chromosome 4, AgileGrace, whole genome shotgun sequence genome encodes the following:
- the LOC123244536 gene encoding olfactory receptor 5V1-like, which translates to MKDMKERGNQTLVTEFIFLGFSNHPQLQALFFMIFLLVYLVTLLGNLLILIAIRINPALHTPMYYFLSNLSFLDICYTSTTVPIMLVNFFREKKTITYEGCLSQLFFLVTFAGSEGVLLAAMAYDRFIAICHPLRYLVLMSKRVCTCLAAGAWLCGLVNSMTHTGLTATLTLCGPNQINHFLCDIPLLLKLSCSDTSVNEFALYVASATIGLSPCLFTAVSYMLIISAILKIQSAQGRYKAFSTCASHFTVVVIFFGTANFNYDQPSSGYSLDMDILVSVLFCIITPMLNPLIYSLRNKEVKVSLRKLCERYILHSGSSVQISS; encoded by the coding sequence ATGAAGGACATGAAAGAAAGGGGAAACCAAACACTTGTCACTGAATTCATCTTCCTGGGGTTTTCCAACCATCCCCAATTACAGGCATTGTTCTTCATGATATTTTTACTTGTATATCTGGTAACACTTCTGGGTAACCTTCTCATATTAATAGCAATCAGAATCAACCCTGCTCTTCACACTCCAATGTATTATTTCCTCAGCAACTTGTCCTTCCTGGACATCTGCTACACCTCCACCACTGTCCCCATCATGCTGGTGAACTTCTTCAGAGAGAAGAAGACCATTACCTATGAAGGTTGCCTGTCCCAGCTCTTCTTCCTTGTTACTTTTGCAGGCTCTGAGGGTGTCCTGTTGGCTGCGATGGCTTATGATAGATTTATAGCCATTTGTCATCCATTACGCTACCTGGTTCTCATGAGCAAGAGAGTCTGTACCTGCTTAGCAGCTGGAGCATGGTTGTGTGGTTTAGTGAATTCGATGACACATACAGGGCTCACAGCAACTCTCACTTTGTGTGGTCCAAACCAGATCAACCATTTTCTCTGTGACATCCCCCTACTCCTGAAGCTCTCTTGCTCAGACACTTCAGTCAATGAGTTTGCACTCTATGTGGCCAGTGCCACCATTGGTCTGAGCCCCTGCCTGTTCACTGCTGTGTCCTATATGCTCATTATCTCTGCCATCCTGAAGATCCAGTCCGCTCAAGGGAGATACAAAGCCTTCTCCACCTGTGCCTCTCACTTCACTGTGGTGGTCATCTTCTTTGGAACTGCCAACTTCAACTATGACCAGCCCAGCTCAGGCTACTCTCTGGATATGGACATCTTAGTCTCTGTCCTCTTCTGTATTATTACTCCTATGCTAAATCCTCTCATCTACAGCCTGAGAAACAAGGAAGTCAAAGTCTCCTTGAGGAAACTATGTGAAAGGTATATTTTACATAGTGGTTCCAGTGTTCAAAtcagttcttaa